CATGTTTATAATTTCATTAAGTTTTTTATCATCAGTAAGACCTCTTAATTTTTCTGTGTTTGTATGCAGATATTCTTGAGCTTTAGGAAAATTATTCTTTACTGTATTTAAACTTTTTATGCTTGAGTTTATTTGACTATTGGTTTGCCCAAGTGTGCTATTAATTAGGGGCATATCGTTTTGTATATTCTGTAGCATATTAACTGTATTAGTTGATAATTCTTTTGTATTTTTCATAGCATTATCGATTTTTGGATCAATTGTAGTTTTAAATTCATCCATTATATTACTTATTGAATTAGAAGATTTATCAGCAGCTTTCTTTGCAGTATTTATATCACTAGTTACAACCTGATTGCCACGGTCGACGGTGTTAATCATAGAATTAACATTGATTTGCTGGGTTGTCATATCATCTCGAGCACTTGAAAGATTAGAAATTAAAGTATCAATAGTGGTACTGTTTAGAAAATTATTAAGTGACCTATTTAGACTTAATACATTATCGATAGTCTGTATTGCGTCACCATATTTGTCCCGAGTCTTAACTAAAGCCTCTTTAATAACAGCATTATTTGATGGTCTTAAGTCATTAAGTTCAGCTAAAGAAGATGAAGCAGTATCCGATATACCCTTTATTGTGGAAAGATCTTTCTGAATAATTGGAGAGGCAGCTTTGAGTGAATCTTTTGACTTTTCTATGTAGCCATTGCTTGTCTTAGCAATGGTCAAAGCATCTCCAATTCCATTTGTCATAACAGGAAGATTATTCTTAACATTAAGCATATATTTTTGAAGTAGTACAGATTGTCCATAAGCATTATCCATGGATTTTTTAATTTTAGGCATCTTATCATCTAGGCTAATCATCATATCAGCAAGACTTTTAAGTTGTGGTTTATTATTTTCTAGCTCAACTCCAATTTGAGTGAGGAAGGAAAGAATTGTTCCACTAGATGTTTCAATGAAGTTTTTTGTGATTTCTGACTGTAGAGCAGTTGCACCTTTCTTCGTGAGTTTTGGAGCTATAGCATTTCTTTTTTCATTAACAGTATAAATTAGTTTCGCTTTTGTTGGAGTGTCACTAGTTGCAACAGAAAGAAGATCCTTTGAAAAATCTTTTGGCATAGTTAAGCTGGCATAGTATTTACCATATTTAATACCTTGTTTAGCCTCGCTTTCACTTACAAAGGTCCAACCAATAGATTGATTGGTTTTTAGACTTTTTACAACATTATCGCCAATATTAACTTTAACATTTCTTAATTCAGAGCCTTTATCAAGATTAACAATTGCAACCGAAATTCCTTTAGTATTTAAATATGGATCCCAACCAGCCCTAATATTAAACCAGGCATAAAGTGGGGGTACTAAAATTAGTCCTATCATCATAATTAATGTTGCACGGTTTGTTAGTATATTTTTAATATCTCTCTTATAAATTCTAGAGACATTTTTATTATTTATTTTATAACCTTTCAAAATCTTTTTCATATGTACAGCACAATTTATAAATACCTTTTTCATATGGTTTTTATGATATATAAAAACCTTTTTTATATATATTCTAGAGCTATTCGAAGCACTTTTTATATATGTTTTACAACTTCTCAAAATATTCTTCATAAATATTCACAACCTTATATATTTTTTTTAACAACCTCTTATTATACCATGAAAATAGTCTTGTTAGAATATTTTATCATTAATATATATTATCACGTTTAGATTTATATGTATATGCATAGAAGGTAAAAGGAATATCCATTTTAAATGTACGAAAACAGACAAAAAATGTTTGCTTTCATACATTTTTATATTGTATAATTATCAATATTAGTAAAAAGTGTTAATTGATGAATATATTTGAATAACTCATAAATTAATGTTATGAGTGGATTACACAAGAAAAAGGTTATGGAGGAATTCATGATGAGGTGGATTTTAAATAAAGGTCTAAAGTTTCAGATAATATTATCGTTGATTTTGGCTTTAAGTGCACCGATATCAGTTTTATTACTGAATGTGTTTATACCATCGAAAATGAGTGACACCGTTAAATCAATGCAAGAAGATAAATCTAAAGATCTCTTGGTATATATAGACGGGACGATTGATAAAAAGCAGATTGAAAATTTTGGGAGTATAGATAATGAAAAGAGCATTATTTCATCAAGCATCGAGCCTCTTTCAAGAACTGTACGTGACACAAGAATAGGTATATATATAACGTCTAATAAAAGACGATATACATATGGAAAGCTTTTGGATAGAAGATCACATGAGAAAGATAATGAAGTAAATTATAATATTATTGAAAAAGGTATTAATGAAAGTTTTCAGAATGTTATAAAAACAAAAGTTGATAGGGTTGACTATGTATATTTAAATGGTCGTGATATTCAAAGATATCTTCATCCAATTATTTCAAATGAAAAGGTTATCGCTGTAATATGGAGTGATACTTTTCTTCCGCCACAGCTTAATACAAATAGAAAGATAATAACGTCTTTGCTGTTTATACTTCCACTCGGTTTGATAATAAGTTTTCTTTTATTAATAGCTATTATTAAGGATCAAAGTAGTAGTATAAAGAGAATAAGGCGTGGCCTTGAAGTCATGTCAAGTGATCTTTCAATACGGATAGAAGACATGGGAGGAGATATAGGAAACATTGTTTACTCTATAAACAATATGGCAGAAAAATTACAGCAAAAGGAAAAGATAGAAGAGAAATTAGCAAGGGCTGAAAAGCTCGCGGCACTTGGTCACCTTATATCAGGGGTGGCTCACGAGATAAGAAATCCCTTAGGGATTATAAGAGGCACTGTTCAACTCATGGAGAGAGACTTTAAAAATGATGCCCTATTAACTGAGTATGTAAGAATAGTTAAAGAACAATCTGATAGGGAGAGCAAGGTAATACAGGAATTATTAGATTATGCAAGACCATCAAAACATATACTCTTTCAAATGGATATAAATGTTCTTATTAGAAGCGTTTTATCTTTTACTAATAAATATATTCAAGACAGAAGAGTAATCCTTAAATGTGATTTTTATGAAAATATACCTCTTG
This window of the Clostridium estertheticum genome carries:
- a CDS encoding YhgE/Pip domain-containing protein, with translation MKNILRSCKTYIKSASNSSRIYIKKVFIYHKNHMKKVFINCAVHMKKILKGYKINNKNVSRIYKRDIKNILTNRATLIMMIGLILVPPLYAWFNIRAGWDPYLNTKGISVAIVNLDKGSELRNVKVNIGDNVVKSLKTNQSIGWTFVSESEAKQGIKYGKYYASLTMPKDFSKDLLSVATSDTPTKAKLIYTVNEKRNAIAPKLTKKGATALQSEITKNFIETSSGTILSFLTQIGVELENNKPQLKSLADMMISLDDKMPKIKKSMDNAYGQSVLLQKYMLNVKNNLPVMTNGIGDALTIAKTSNGYIEKSKDSLKAASPIIQKDLSTIKGISDTASSSLAELNDLRPSNNAVIKEALVKTRDKYGDAIQTIDNVLSLNRSLNNFLNSTTIDTLISNLSSARDDMTTQQINVNSMINTVDRGNQVVTSDINTAKKAADKSSNSISNIMDEFKTTIDPKIDNAMKNTKELSTNTVNMLQNIQNDMPLINSTLGQTNSQINSSIKSLNTVKNNFPKAQEYLHTNTEKLRGLTDDKKLNEIINMLKKDGAKESDFLSNPVAIKQNSIYPIPNYGSAMSPFYTTLAIWVGALLMHSLLSVEVKKFEDGAPLSTREKFLGRYFTFLTIAILQTLVTIVGNILLLKTYVVSPIILILFGIYVSIVFLTIIYSFVCILGNIGKALIVVVMVLQISASGGTFPVELLGSFFQFIHPMLPFTYAIGGMRETVAGIIPSVLISHVLTLSKYLVVCFILAFVLQERMNKINSIFIKEFNKSGLAE
- a CDS encoding ATP-binding protein; this encodes MMRWILNKGLKFQIILSLILALSAPISVLLLNVFIPSKMSDTVKSMQEDKSKDLLVYIDGTIDKKQIENFGSIDNEKSIISSSIEPLSRTVRDTRIGIYITSNKRRYTYGKLLDRRSHEKDNEVNYNIIEKGINESFQNVIKTKVDRVDYVYLNGRDIQRYLHPIISNEKVIAVIWSDTFLPPQLNTNRKIITSLLFILPLGLIISFLLLIAIIKDQSSSIKRIRRGLEVMSSDLSIRIEDMGGDIGNIVYSINNMAEKLQQKEKIEEKLARAEKLAALGHLISGVAHEIRNPLGIIRGTVQLMERDFKNDALLTEYVRIVKEQSDRESKVIQELLDYARPSKHILFQMDINVLIRSVLSFTNKYIQDRRVILKCDFYENIPLVNIDCDKIKQVFVNIIINACEAMDNGGTLTIKTKSDNGFIVSTFCDTGEGMDEIQMRNIFDPYNTTKPNGTGLGLSISNGIIEAHGGSIEAYSKKGEGSKFVIKIPCYAREGNDIG